The Actinomycetota bacterium genome segment GGGTCCAGGACCAGCGCCCGGACCCGCTCCCCGGCCGGGGTGCCGCCCGGCTCGCGGGTCACCACCACCTCGCGGCCCCGCTCCTCCAGGAGCCGCCGGAGCAGCTCCAGCTGGGTCGACTTGCCGGACCCCTCGACGCCCTCGAAGGCGATCAGGCGGCCCGGGTCACCCATCGGAGGACCCGGCTCAGACGCTGACCAGCTCGGACACGCGGACCTGGGTGCCGCACTTGGCGCAGGTGGCGGTGTCCGGGTCCTTGTCGGGGGCGAGCAGGCTGCCGCAGGTCGGGCAGGGCTGGGACAGCGGCGCCTGCCAGAGGGCGAAGTCGCAGTCGGGGTAGCGGTTGCAGCTGTAGAAGGTCTTGCCGCGCTTGGTCCGCTTGGAGACGACCTCGCCCTGGCCGCACTTGGGGCAGGTCCCGAACGACTGCTCGCCCAGGTTCTTGATGCCCCGGCACTTGGGGTAGTCGGAGCAGCCGAGGAACGGCCCGAAACGGCCGCTGCGCTTGATCATCGGCTTGCCGCACTTGGGGCAGGGCACGTCGGTCAGCTCGGGCTCGGCCTGCTCGGCCGCCTGCTCGGCCGACTGGTTGGCGTTGCGCCGGTACTTGCAGTCCGGGTAGCGGCTGCAGGACAGGAACCAGCCGTACCGGCCCCACTTGCGGACCAGCTTGGCCCCGGTCTCCTCGCCGCAGGTGGGGCAGAGCTCGTCGGTCGCCTCCTCGGGCCGCGACACCTTCTCCTGGCGCTCGGCGATGGTGCCCTCGACCTCCTCGAAGAAGGTCTTGACGATCGGCTCCCACGGCTTGGCCCCGCTGGCGATGCGGTCCAGGTCCTCCTCCATCTCGGCCGTGAAGCCGAGGTCGATGACCTTGGGGAACACGTCGGCGAGGAGGTCGGTGACGACGATGCCGACGTCCTCGGGATGGAACCGCTTGCGGTCCAGCCGCACGTACTTGCGGTCCATCAGCGTCGAGATGGTCGGCGAGTAGGTCGAGGGCCGGCCGATGCCGTGCTCCTCGAGGGCCTTGACCAGGCTGGCCTCGGTGTAGCGGGGCGGCGGCTCGGTGAAGTGCTGCTCGGGGGTGAGCTCGACCAGCCGCAGCACCTGCCCCACGGTCAGCTCGGGCAGGGTGCCGGCCTCCTCCTCGACGTCGTCGTCGCGGCCCTCCAGGTACACCCGCACGAACCCGTCGAAGCGCAGCACCGACCCGGTCGCCCGGAAGATCAGGTCCCCGGCCTTGATGTCCACGCTGGTCTGGTCGTAGACGGCCTGGGCCATCTGGGAGGCCACGGCCCGCTTCCAGATCAGCTCGTACAGCCGCCGCTGGGCCGGGTCGAGGTGGGCGGCGACCGACTCGGGGGTGCGGGCCACGGCGGTCGGGCGGATCCCCTCGTGGGCCTCCTGGGCCTGCTTGGCCCTGGCCTTGTACTGGGTGCGCTTGACGTAGTTGGGCCCGTAGCGCTCGGCGACCAGGCTGGCGATGTCGTCCTGGGCGGCCTGGGACAGGGCCGGCGAGTCGGTGCGCATGTAGGTGATGAGCCCGACCGAGCCCTCGCCGGGCAGCTCGATCCCCTCGTAGAGCTGCTGGGCCACGGCCATGGTCCGCTTGGAGGAGAAGCCCAGCTTGCGGGAGGCCTCCTGCTGCAGGGTGGAGGTGATGAACGGGGGCGCGGCGCTGCGCTTGCGCTCGCTCTTGTCGACCCGCTCGACCGTCCAGGTGGCGGCCCGGGCCGTCTCGGCGGCGGCGGTGGCCGAGCCCTCGTCGCCGAGGACGAACTTCTGCTTCTCGCCCACGGGGTAGCGGGCGTGGACCGCCTCGTCGGCC includes the following:
- the topA gene encoding type I DNA topoisomerase, encoding MARNLVVVESPAKAKTIGKYLGKDYDVVASMGHVRDLPKSDFAVDIDGGVSVTYEVTQKGKKVVSSIRKAAKAADQVFLATDPDREGEAIAWHIAEAAKLAAGSTRRVTFTEITADAVRRAFADPRDIDDRLVDAQQARRVVDRIVGYKLSPVLWRKVRAGLSAGRVQSAALKMIVDREREIDAFQAREYWSLEADLATEADEAVHARYPVGEKQKFVLGDEGSATAAAETARAATWTVERVDKSERKRSAAPPFITSTLQQEASRKLGFSSKRTMAVAQQLYEGIELPGEGSVGLITYMRTDSPALSQAAQDDIASLVAERYGPNYVKRTQYKARAKQAQEAHEGIRPTAVARTPESVAAHLDPAQRRLYELIWKRAVASQMAQAVYDQTSVDIKAGDLIFRATGSVLRFDGFVRVYLEGRDDDVEEEAGTLPELTVGQVLRLVELTPEQHFTEPPPRYTEASLVKALEEHGIGRPSTYSPTISTLMDRKYVRLDRKRFHPEDVGIVVTDLLADVFPKVIDLGFTAEMEEDLDRIASGAKPWEPIVKTFFEEVEGTIAERQEKVSRPEEATDELCPTCGEETGAKLVRKWGRYGWFLSCSRYPDCKYRRNANQSAEQAAEQAEPELTDVPCPKCGKPMIKRSGRFGPFLGCSDYPKCRGIKNLGEQSFGTCPKCGQGEVVSKRTKRGKTFYSCNRYPDCDFALWQAPLSQPCPTCGSLLAPDKDPDTATCAKCGTQVRVSELVSV